A stretch of Bradyrhizobium diazoefficiens DNA encodes these proteins:
- a CDS encoding trypsin-like serine protease, whose product MKKLVTLIAATLLYAAPAHAIVGGGTPQTEGVAHAVVTIVGSRGNFCTGSLIAPKLVLTVAHCVQPGADYKIVDRGADGQPKLLNVRTVAIHPSFNMQAMQAHRATADVALLQLEIPLKGKWTVPVAAPNIPIRIGSRFTIAGIGVTVRGDGKSGGTIRVAGLVATGQPGTLQIRLVDPVTNGVRDGIGACTGDSGGPVFEDRPNGAVLVGVISWSTGPNGAAGCGGLTGVTPLTLYRDWILQTARSWGAAL is encoded by the coding sequence ATGAAGAAGCTTGTCACTCTCATCGCAGCCACGCTGCTGTACGCCGCGCCCGCTCATGCCATCGTCGGCGGCGGCACGCCGCAGACGGAGGGCGTTGCGCATGCGGTCGTCACCATCGTCGGCTCGCGCGGCAATTTTTGCACCGGCAGCCTGATCGCACCAAAGCTGGTCTTGACGGTCGCTCACTGCGTGCAACCCGGCGCCGACTACAAGATCGTCGATCGCGGTGCAGACGGGCAGCCGAAATTGCTGAACGTGCGTACTGTCGCGATCCATCCCAGCTTCAACATGCAGGCGATGCAGGCGCATCGCGCCACTGCGGACGTGGCATTGCTGCAACTGGAAATTCCACTCAAGGGAAAATGGACGGTGCCGGTCGCCGCGCCGAATATCCCGATCCGGATCGGCAGCCGCTTCACCATTGCCGGCATTGGCGTCACCGTGCGCGGCGACGGCAAGAGCGGCGGCACGATTCGGGTTGCCGGGCTCGTTGCGACAGGCCAGCCCGGGACGCTTCAGATCCGCCTGGTCGATCCCGTAACCAACGGTGTTCGCGACGGAATTGGCGCCTGCACCGGCGATTCCGGCGGTCCGGTGTTCGAGGACAGGCCGAACGGCGCGGTGCTTGTCGGCGTCATCAGCTGGTCGACGGGGCCGAACGGCGCCGCCGGCTGCGGCGGATTGACTGGGGTCACGCCGCTGACGCTTTATCGCGACTGGATCTTGCAGACCGCGCGGAGCTGGGGCGCGGCGTTGTAG
- a CDS encoding HAD-IA family hydrolase → MAIDAVIFDFGGVLTSSPFEAFARFERERDLPIDIIRRTNAANHLENAWAKFERAEVDVDTFDKLFAEESHALGAEVRGRDVLPLLQGDLRPEMVEALKRIKAQFKTGCITNNLPANAIGSMTGRSLYVAEVMVLFDHVIESAKIGLRKPDPRIYQLMVETLKVDPKACVYLDDLGVNLKPAREMGMTTIKVASGAQAIGELETATGLKLS, encoded by the coding sequence TTGGCAATCGACGCAGTGATCTTTGATTTTGGCGGCGTGTTGACGAGCTCGCCGTTCGAGGCGTTTGCGCGATTCGAGCGGGAACGCGACCTCCCCATCGACATCATCCGGCGCACGAATGCCGCAAATCACCTGGAAAACGCCTGGGCCAAGTTCGAACGCGCCGAGGTTGACGTCGACACATTCGACAAGCTGTTTGCAGAGGAATCGCACGCCCTCGGCGCCGAAGTTCGCGGGCGAGATGTGCTGCCGCTGCTCCAGGGCGATCTGCGCCCCGAGATGGTCGAGGCCCTGAAGCGCATCAAGGCCCAATTCAAGACCGGCTGCATCACCAACAACCTGCCCGCCAACGCGATCGGCAGCATGACCGGGCGGTCGCTCTACGTCGCCGAGGTGATGGTGCTGTTCGACCACGTCATCGAATCCGCCAAGATTGGCCTGCGCAAGCCCGATCCGCGCATTTATCAGCTGATGGTCGAGACACTGAAGGTCGACCCGAAGGCTTGCGTCTATCTCGACGACCTCGGCGTCAATTTGAAGCCCGCACGCGAGATGGGCATGACTACGATCAAGGTCGCCAGCGGCGCACAGGCGATCGGGGAGCTCGAGACGGCGACTGGACTGAAGCTCTCCTAA